A region of Maribacter algicola DNA encodes the following proteins:
- the tyrS gene encoding tyrosine--tRNA ligase encodes MALNFVKELEWRGMLHDAMPGTEEYLMEGMQSAYVGIDPTADSLHIGHLVSVMMLRHFQLAGHKPIALVGGATGMIGDPSGKSAERNLLDEATLRYNQEALKNQLSRFLDFESDADNAAVLVNNYDWMKDFSFLDFIRDVGKHITVNYMMAKDSVKKRLSAEAKEGMSFTEFTYQLVQGYDFLHLYKTLNCTLQMGGSDQWGNITTGTELIRRIGGGKGYALTCPLITKADGTKFGKTESGNVWLDAERTSPYKFYQYWLNISDADAEKYIKIFTFLSKQEIEHLVSEHSQAPHLRLLQKRLAEEITEMVHSKEELENVVKASDILFGKSTSQDLKALNEKTFLDIFEGVPQAQVPMASLEGGLDMIAALSAQTGFLGSNGEARRELKQNSISVNKEKVKEDYLIGREDLINGKFVLLQRGKKNYFVLTVTE; translated from the coding sequence ATGGCTTTAAACTTTGTAAAAGAGCTGGAATGGAGAGGAATGTTGCATGATGCAATGCCTGGAACGGAAGAGTACCTTATGGAGGGAATGCAATCTGCCTATGTGGGGATAGACCCAACGGCAGATTCCCTGCACATAGGTCATTTGGTTAGTGTCATGATGCTGAGACACTTTCAATTGGCAGGACATAAACCTATTGCCCTAGTAGGAGGTGCAACCGGTATGATCGGGGATCCATCCGGTAAATCCGCAGAGCGAAACCTTCTGGACGAAGCCACGCTTAGGTATAATCAGGAAGCCTTAAAAAACCAACTTTCCAGATTTCTTGATTTTGAAAGCGATGCGGATAATGCCGCTGTCTTGGTCAATAATTACGACTGGATGAAGGATTTTTCTTTTTTGGATTTTATCCGGGATGTTGGCAAGCATATTACCGTCAACTATATGATGGCGAAAGACTCCGTAAAAAAGCGGCTTTCCGCCGAAGCAAAAGAAGGAATGTCGTTCACTGAATTTACGTATCAACTAGTACAGGGATATGATTTTCTTCATTTATACAAAACCCTTAACTGTACCCTTCAAATGGGTGGCAGTGACCAATGGGGGAATATAACGACGGGCACGGAACTGATTCGTAGAATTGGCGGAGGAAAGGGCTATGCCCTTACCTGTCCTTTGATAACCAAGGCCGATGGCACCAAATTTGGAAAGACCGAAAGCGGAAACGTCTGGTTGGATGCAGAGCGGACCTCCCCGTATAAATTTTATCAATACTGGCTCAATATCTCCGATGCCGATGCGGAAAAATATATCAAGATTTTCACCTTTCTTTCAAAGCAGGAAATCGAGCATCTAGTTTCGGAGCATTCGCAGGCCCCCCATCTAAGGTTACTTCAAAAGCGATTGGCCGAGGAAATAACGGAAATGGTACATTCAAAGGAAGAACTGGAGAATGTGGTCAAGGCCAGTGACATTCTTTTTGGCAAGTCCACATCACAAGACCTCAAAGCGTTGAATGAAAAAACCTTCTTGGATATTTTTGAAGGGGTTCCACAGGCCCAGGTTCCCATGGCTTCTTTGGAAGGCGGATTGGATATGATTGCGGCCCTATCCGCACAGACAGGGTTTTTAGGGTCCAACGGAGAAGCAAGGCGCGAATTGAAACAGAATTCCATTTCCGTAAACAAGGAAAAGGTGAAGGAGGACTATTTGATCGGAAGGGAGGACCTTATCAATGGAAAGTTTGTGCTGCTTCAGCGCGGTAAGAAGAATTACTTCGTACTTACGGTAACTGAATAG
- a CDS encoding DUF4296 domain-containing protein: protein MNRFRIVIIVLACLTACGEKLIEQPENLIPKDKMVLILRDMALINAAKGANLGILKDNAVEPTRYVFEKYGIDSAQFVVSDRYYASLPVEYEAIYTEVEASLDATRIELEEEKKITDSLKLLESKRTRETVLDSLKPSSIVGKDSLP, encoded by the coding sequence GTGAATAGATTTAGGATAGTCATAATCGTATTGGCATGCCTCACCGCTTGTGGTGAAAAACTCATAGAACAACCGGAAAACCTTATTCCAAAGGATAAGATGGTCTTGATTTTAAGGGACATGGCGTTAATAAATGCTGCAAAAGGGGCCAATTTGGGAATTTTAAAGGACAATGCCGTAGAGCCCACAAGGTATGTTTTTGAAAAATATGGGATAGATAGTGCGCAATTTGTGGTAAGTGACCGATACTATGCCTCGTTGCCAGTAGAGTATGAGGCTATTTATACCGAGGTGGAGGCCTCTTTGGATGCCACTAGAATTGAGCTTGAGGAGGAAAAAAAGATTACCGATAGTCTTAAGCTTCTTGAAAGCAAACGCACAAGAGAGACTGTTTTGGATAGCTTGAAGCCTTCCTCTATTGTTGGTAAAGACAGTCTTCCATAA
- a CDS encoding polyprenol monophosphomannose synthase produces the protein MSSSSVVIIPTYNEIENIDAIINAVFELPKDFHVLIVDDNSPDGTAQRVRELQKQYKDKLFLEVRQEKSGLGTAYIHGFKWAIGKKYDYIFEMDADFSHNPTDLLRLLKACEKGADVSVGSRYKKGVNVVNWPLYRILLSYGASFYVKMITGMRVHDPTAGFVCYKRYVLENIDLDSVRFVGYAFQIEMKFRAYLKNYKIEEVSIIFKDRVKGKSKMSSSIISEAIWGVFVMKLRSLFQKNRF, from the coding sequence ATGTCCAGCAGCAGTGTTGTAATCATTCCTACTTACAATGAAATTGAGAATATTGACGCGATAATCAATGCTGTTTTTGAATTGCCAAAAGATTTTCATGTACTTATTGTGGACGACAACTCTCCCGATGGTACTGCGCAACGTGTACGGGAATTACAGAAACAGTATAAGGATAAGCTGTTTTTGGAAGTGAGGCAGGAGAAATCGGGGTTGGGAACTGCCTATATCCATGGATTTAAATGGGCTATCGGTAAAAAATATGATTATATATTTGAAATGGATGCCGATTTCTCACATAATCCTACAGACCTATTGCGATTGCTCAAGGCATGTGAAAAGGGAGCGGACGTATCGGTCGGGTCCAGATATAAAAAAGGAGTGAACGTGGTCAACTGGCCGTTGTATAGGATTTTATTGTCCTACGGGGCGTCCTTTTATGTAAAAATGATTACGGGCATGCGGGTGCATGATCCAACGGCGGGGTTTGTTTGCTACAAAAGGTATGTTTTGGAGAATATCGATTTGGATTCCGTTCGTTTTGTGGGTTATGCATTTCAGATAGAAATGAAGTTTAGGGCCTACCTGAAGAATTATAAAATAGAGGAGGTTTCCATTATCTTTAAGGATAGGGTAAAAGGGAAATCCAAAATGAGTTCATCCATAATTAGCGAAGCTATCTGGGGTGTTTTTGTGATGAAACTCCGAAGCCTTTTCCAAAAAAATAGATTTTAA
- a CDS encoding NAD-dependent epimerase/dehydratase family protein, translated as MVLVTGGTGLVGSHLLLRLVLSKVKVRAIYRSVEKLGDVKKVFSYYEEAPETIFNQIEWVKGDILDVPSLESAFLDIEQVYHAAALISFDTRDFKKLRKVNVEGTANIVNMCIHHKIRKLCYVSTIGTIGRSIGGKEATESNDWNELHTNVYALTKYSAEMEVWRGSQENLDVVIVNPGVILGPGFWNSGSGKLFTTVNEGYSYYPPGGTGFVSVTDVVSVMTLLMASTIKNDRFILVSENLTYKEIMTSISHILGRKPPKKELKKWQLEIGRYFDFLKTLFTGKPRTLTKNSVYSLLHPETYNSEKVRTVLNISFEPLEASIAFTSKKFMEDCLYQQ; from the coding sequence ATGGTTTTAGTTACCGGAGGTACAGGCTTGGTGGGATCTCACTTACTTTTAAGATTGGTGCTGTCTAAGGTAAAAGTCCGCGCTATTTATAGGTCCGTAGAAAAACTGGGGGACGTTAAAAAAGTCTTCTCCTATTATGAGGAAGCTCCAGAAACCATTTTTAATCAAATAGAATGGGTAAAGGGAGATATTCTCGATGTACCCTCCTTGGAATCCGCCTTTTTGGACATTGAACAGGTATACCACGCTGCGGCACTTATTTCGTTTGACACAAGGGATTTTAAAAAATTACGGAAAGTGAATGTGGAGGGAACGGCAAACATTGTAAATATGTGCATCCATCATAAGATCCGGAAACTCTGTTATGTAAGTACCATTGGTACCATTGGTAGAAGCATCGGGGGCAAGGAAGCTACAGAAAGTAATGATTGGAACGAATTGCACACGAACGTATACGCCCTTACCAAATATTCTGCCGAAATGGAGGTGTGGAGGGGTTCCCAAGAAAACCTGGACGTGGTAATCGTAAACCCTGGGGTGATCCTGGGTCCTGGATTTTGGAATAGCGGCAGTGGCAAGTTGTTTACCACTGTAAACGAGGGCTATTCCTATTATCCCCCAGGGGGAACTGGATTTGTTTCCGTAACCGATGTAGTTTCCGTTATGACGCTTCTCATGGCGAGCACCATTAAAAACGATCGGTTTATCCTTGTATCCGAAAATCTTACCTACAAGGAAATAATGACCTCCATATCCCATATTCTTGGAAGGAAACCCCCTAAGAAGGAACTTAAAAAATGGCAATTGGAAATAGGCCGGTATTTTGATTTTTTGAAAACCTTATTTACCGGAAAACCTAGAACACTTACCAAAAACTCGGTTTATTCCCTGTTACATCCTGAAACGTATAACAGTGAAAAAGTCAGAACGGTATTGAACATATCATTTGAACCTTTGGAAGCATCTATTGCCTTTACTTCCAAAAAGTTTATGGAAGACTGTCTTTACCAACAATAG
- a CDS encoding dihydroorotase, with translation MGKTLLKNANVVNEGVIEELDLLLEGDYISRISKDISDADATVIDLEGKYILPGIIDDQVHFREPGLTHKGTIASESRAAVAGGITTFMEQPNTNPQTTTITKLEEKHAMARETSYANYSFLFGGTNDNLEELKRLDKNACSGIKLFLGSSTGNMLVDDELVIESIFSNTEMVISVHCEDETTIRRNLEAYKEKYGEDIPIQYHPLIRSEEACYLSSSKAISLAKKTGARLHVFHLSTGKEMDLFRNDIPLEEKKITAEVCIHHLWFSDADYLDKGTLIKWNPAVKTAKDRDALWKALLDDRIDVIATDHAPHLLSEKDNPYTSAPSGGPLVQHALPAMLEKHLEGVIGLEKIVEKMCHNPAKLFDIDKRGYIREGYFADLAVVSLQEPWQVSKDNILYKCGWSPFEGNSFSAKVTHTFVNGYLAYDNGKLSEKRNAKRLTFDR, from the coding sequence ATGGGTAAGACATTGTTAAAGAACGCGAATGTCGTAAATGAAGGTGTCATTGAGGAACTAGACCTTCTTTTGGAGGGTGATTATATTTCCCGAATTTCCAAGGATATATCCGATGCGGACGCGACCGTCATCGATTTGGAGGGGAAATACATACTACCGGGAATCATAGACGACCAAGTACATTTTAGGGAACCGGGCCTTACGCACAAGGGCACTATTGCATCGGAGAGTAGGGCGGCCGTGGCCGGGGGAATCACCACCTTTATGGAGCAGCCCAACACCAACCCACAGACCACAACGATTACCAAACTGGAGGAAAAACATGCGATGGCAAGGGAAACTTCCTATGCCAATTATTCTTTTTTGTTTGGGGGAACCAACGATAATCTGGAAGAGTTAAAACGTTTGGACAAAAATGCCTGTTCTGGGATCAAGTTGTTTTTGGGTTCCTCTACAGGGAATATGTTAGTGGATGATGAATTGGTCATAGAAAGTATTTTTAGCAATACGGAAATGGTCATTTCCGTGCATTGCGAGGATGAAACTACCATCCGTCGGAATTTGGAAGCATACAAGGAAAAATATGGCGAGGATATCCCAATCCAATACCATCCGCTGATCAGAAGCGAGGAAGCCTGTTATCTTTCTTCTTCCAAAGCGATTTCCTTGGCCAAAAAAACAGGTGCAAGATTGCACGTTTTCCACCTTTCAACGGGGAAGGAAATGGATTTGTTCAGAAACGATATTCCATTGGAGGAAAAGAAAATTACGGCCGAGGTCTGTATCCATCACCTGTGGTTTTCAGACGCGGATTATTTGGACAAGGGGACGTTGATAAAATGGAATCCTGCGGTGAAGACGGCCAAGGACCGTGACGCTCTATGGAAAGCTTTGTTGGATGATAGGATCGATGTCATAGCAACAGATCATGCACCGCACTTACTTTCGGAAAAGGATAACCCCTATACAAGTGCCCCAAGCGGAGGGCCATTGGTGCAACATGCTCTGCCCGCTATGTTGGAAAAACATTTGGAAGGTGTTATTGGTTTGGAAAAAATCGTAGAAAAAATGTGTCATAATCCGGCCAAATTGTTCGATATAGACAAAAGGGGCTATATCAGGGAAGGATATTTTGCCGATTTGGCCGTGGTTTCGTTGCAAGAACCTTGGCAGGTCTCCAAGGATAATATCTTGTACAAATGTGGCTGGTCGCCATTTGAAGGAAATTCCTTTAGTGCCAAGGTTACCCATACCTTTGTCAATGGGTATTTGGCCTATGACAACGGGAAACTATCGGAGAAAAGGAATGCCAAAAGACTCACTTTTGATAGATGA